The DNA sequence GAGCGATTTCTAAGAAATATGGAACAGTACGGGCAAGGGTTTGCTCAATTCATGTGTGAAGCGATGGAGATTTATGCGGATGGACTTTTAAATTGATCTTTAGCGGGCTGTGCAGTTAAATGTATAGCCTGCTTTTTTTGTGCCGTTCAGGCTTTAGGATACATAAACTTTTAGAAGATTGTTTGAAAAGGAGAAATGTTATGTCTGGTGAATATATGAATTGTCTTGCCGCATATGGTGTAAGCAGTGCGCACCCAGGGAGTCTGGGACTGACGAGGAGAATGTTGGATAGGGAAAGGATTCATGCAGGCGCAAAGGTTCTTGATGCAGGTTGTGGAACTGGAGGGACTGCTGAGCTGCTTATTAAGAGTTATAAGACTGATGTTACAGCGCTCGATCTGCATCCGGTCATGGTTGAAAAGGCGAAACAGAGATTGATTGGGAAGCCTGTTGAAATCATCCAAGGTGATATAGAGAATCTTTCTTTAAAATCAGGAACGTTTGACCTTGTTCTATCTGAATCCGTACTTGCTTTTACAAAAGTTGAACAATCGCTCCACCATATCAGTCGTATACTCAAAAATGAGGGCGTACTGCTTGCAGTGGAGATGGTAAAAGAGGATGGGCTCTTGCCAGATCATATAAAGGAATTACGTGAATTCTATAGTCTTCCGGAACTTTACGGAGAAGGTGAATGGATTCATATGTTTAAATCAGCTGGATTTGATACAGTAGAGTGTTTATACGGACTTGATGGAATTTCTACAGAGGAGACAGAAATAACTCCTGAATTTATGCTCTCGGAAATACTTCTAGAAGAGCATCATGATACACTGGAGCGACATTTAGAGCTTAATGACCTTTATCAGGATCTGCTTGGGTTTAGAGTGTTTCGTTGTACAAAAAAGAATTTAAAATGAGCTGGACATGGGGAGAGCATTCGATTAATATGAGATGACGCAGATTTACAGTTAAGGAGGATACTATTTGAACCAGAATAAAAAATATGAATATCTAGCAGACGATCCAAAAGTAAAAGTATTGCCAATTATGCTTTCCATGGTCATAGGTGCATTTTTTGCAATATTGAATGAAACATTGCTCAACATTGCCTTGACTACCCTCATGAAGGAGTTTGGGGTTTCTGTCACAACAGTTCAGTGGATGGCCACTGGTTTTATGCTTGTGATGGGAATTGTAATTCCAGCATCTGCTCTTCTGACACAATGGTTTACTACAAGGCAGATGTTCCTTGGGACAATGATTATTTTCACCCTTGGGACAGCAATTTGTGCAATAGCTCCGAATTTCCCAGTACTTGTTGCAGGACGGCTTCTTCAAGCTGTAGGAACAGGACTTCTTATGCCTATCATCTTCAATACTTTCCTGCTGATCTACCCGCCGCATAGAAGGGGAGCGGTCATGGGAGTTGTCGGACTTGTCATAATGTTCGCTCCAGCCATTGGCCCGACACTCTCCGGTGTTATAGTCCAGCATCTAGGCTGGCGCTACTTGTTCATTACAGTTATACCTTTCGCTGTCTTCTCCATTCTTTTTGCATTCAAATTCCTTAGAAATGTAGGAGAAGTGACGAAACCTAAAATCGATTTCATTTCCTTAATCTTTTCTACTATTGGTTTCGGAGCATTAATCTATGGATTTAGCTCCGTGGGGGCTAAGGAGAAAGGATTCCTTGATCCTGTTGTAGACATTTTCATTGCAGTTGGCTTAATTGCTATTGTTTTGTTTGCTCTTCGTCAATTGAAATCTGACTCACCGTTCATGGATTTGCGCGTATTTCGCTATCCGATGTACCGGCTTGGTGTCCTATTGTTCGTCCTGATCATCATGCTCATGTTCGCGTCAGAAATTGTTCTTCCCCTTTATATGCAGGGCCCACTTGCCCTTACAGCTTCTGCAGCCGGTCTTGTTCTGCTACCGGGAAGTATTCTGAATGGGATGCTGTCACCAGTGATGGGGAAGCTGTTTGATAAATTTGGCCCGCGTCCGCTTATGATACCTGCGACAATCGTGCTCGTGCTTATGATGTTCGCATTTAGCAGACTTGGCACAGCAACAAGTATCGGATATATTACAGTATGTTATTTGTTATTGATGGTATCAATCTCAG is a window from the Aciduricibacillus chroicocephali genome containing:
- a CDS encoding class I SAM-dependent methyltransferase gives rise to the protein MSGEYMNCLAAYGVSSAHPGSLGLTRRMLDRERIHAGAKVLDAGCGTGGTAELLIKSYKTDVTALDLHPVMVEKAKQRLIGKPVEIIQGDIENLSLKSGTFDLVLSESVLAFTKVEQSLHHISRILKNEGVLLAVEMVKEDGLLPDHIKELREFYSLPELYGEGEWIHMFKSAGFDTVECLYGLDGISTEETEITPEFMLSEILLEEHHDTLERHLELNDLYQDLLGFRVFRCTKKNLK
- a CDS encoding MDR family MFS transporter; amino-acid sequence: MLSMVIGAFFAILNETLLNIALTTLMKEFGVSVTTVQWMATGFMLVMGIVIPASALLTQWFTTRQMFLGTMIIFTLGTAICAIAPNFPVLVAGRLLQAVGTGLLMPIIFNTFLLIYPPHRRGAVMGVVGLVIMFAPAIGPTLSGVIVQHLGWRYLFITVIPFAVFSILFAFKFLRNVGEVTKPKIDFISLIFSTIGFGALIYGFSSVGAKEKGFLDPVVDIFIAVGLIAIVLFALRQLKSDSPFMDLRVFRYPMYRLGVLLFVLIIMLMFASEIVLPLYMQGPLALTASAAGLVLLPGSILNGMLSPVMGKLFDKFGPRPLMIPATIVLVLMMFAFSRLGTATSIGYITVCYLLLMVSISAIMMPAQTNGLNELPKSLYPHGTAVMSTLQPVGGAIGVSVFISIMNARQAKVLETKDTAEPAMVIHAMVAGVELVYFIGIALAILAVIIALFIKRAKPAIEQTSEKA